The DNA region ACCCTAGTCCCACGGGGGAGGACTGGGTTCAGCCTGACTAACCAGTTCTCTGTAACTCTGAGAAGCAGCAGAACTGTAGGGACCTGAACTGGGTTCTTCCAGTTCTTTCTAACCCGTCTGCTCAGCCTGTGGGGGTGAAGGATGGAGGAAGCATTGCCTCAGGCAGTTGTGCGAGTGGCTGCTGTACCCCGTCCCCCTGGAGCCTGCCTGTGAGCTTGTTCCTTGCCACATATTTATTTGCAGTTTGTAGCACTGATCTATAATccagtttgatttttgtttcttaaatagaAGCAGGCAAGGAACCTCGGTGATACTGAAATATGCCTCAGCCTCATGTTCAGAcagggtggggggcgggggggcgggagACAGATGGCACATAGGCCTCCTTTCCTCTGTGATGGTTCTAAGGTACAAGAAACTGCAGAGATTAAACACTGAGCTTCCCGGGTGGGGGTCAGTTGATAATATGAGCTAAAGTCTCCTGTGTGCTCCACGTGGGCCAGGCGGTGTCCTCTAAGAGTTGTGAGTgaagtgctgtgtgtgtgtgtgtgtgtgtgtgtgtgtgtgagagagagagagagattctggggagggaacccagagccttgcatgtgctaggcaagtaagagctgtacccctgagctgcaccccaagcTTTGGACAGTGATTTACTCCTCACAAAAACACTGTGAGGGAGATGCTGGTGTCAAcctgttttataaatgaggaagtGGAGGCCGAAGTGAAGTGGGTCCTTGAATTGCTGCCAACAGATGGCAGGGGCGACATGGGGAACCCTAGCCATCGCTGCAAATTGGGACCCAGAAGCAGGGAAGGTGTGACTAAAGCCTCCCTTGCTGTCTTCCCAGGTGATACCTCTGTCCTGGCGGGTGTGTATGGGCCAGCCGAGGTGAAGGTCAGCAAAGAGATCTTCAACAAGGCCACGCTCGAAGTGATCCTGAGACCAAAGATCGGGTTGCCTGGTAACTGGGCCCAGCTGAACCTCTAAAGGTCCAGTTCACTGGGACCTTAGCCGCCTCCTTCCTGCCTGTTTTCCCCAGTCTTTACCACACCCGCCAGTCGCCATCTGTTGTTTCCGTGTCTTTCTCTACCTGCCTCTGTGTCTCAGCGTCTGTCAATTTCCCCCATCTCTTCCCTGTCTCCAGTTCCTCTTTTAACCTGTTTTTCTGCCCTTTCACCCTGTCTCCTTTCACTCCCTGTGGTCTGGCCTGGCCCGATGGGCATGGGCATGGGCATGGACATGAGCCGCAGCACAAGACTCCGCTGTATTCCTTCCTTGGGTGCTGATGGTAgccagggtgggtgggtggcagTCGGCCCGCACTCTTCCCACTGCTAATCCTGTCGTCCACGCAGGTTCCTGTGCCATCCCACGACGAACCTGCAGACCCCTTTCACAGGGCTTTCCTCCAGGTCGTGGGGCAAGTGGAAGGGGAACCAGGTAGAAGGGAGGAGCCTGACAACCTCCCCTCAATTTCCCTAGGTGTAGCAGAGAAGAGCCGGGAGCGGTTGATCAGGAACACGTGCGAGGCGGTGGTGCTAGGAGCGCTGCACCCACGCACCTCCATCACGGTGGTGCTCCAGGTAGTCAGCGATGCAGGCTCCGTATCCTTCCCCTGTCCACCCTCTGACAGGAAGTACTCCAGAATCTCTTCTGGTGGCTTTGTAACACCAGACACTTGGCAGGCACCAGCTGATAAAGAAGGAGACAGACACACCTTAAGCgcttgctgtgtgccaggcactgttctgagcACCTTATATACTTAAACTCATTGAATCCTCAGCACACAAATCAAATGCTTTCATGTTCCTTGTGTAAGTGGCTCGTCCAGGACTTGGGCCCAAGGACTTTGACAGAtgtttcagatgaggaaacttaggCTCAGAGAAGGGAAGTGCCTTGCCTAAGGACACAGGTGGACAGCAGCAGAGGCAGGACTCGCCTAAGCCTGCCTGACTTCCAAGTCTGTGCCAGTGATCACCAGCCTGCCCCTTAATGTGGGTCCAGTTTGTTGACACTCGGGGAACCCTGAGCAGGCAGGGCAGAGGGATCAGAACCTCTGCCTTTGAAAGATTCCTGTGCTTTAGGCAAGTGAGGTTGAGGATGAAGGCCAGAAATGGGCATTTCTAGAGGGCATTGCTGGTGTGTGGCCCGTTTAGGCGGGCACTGTGTGGATGGAAGGAGGGAAAACCTGTTAAGAACTCATTTAAAGAGGTGAAAACTAAAGCCCAGGGGAAGTGACTGTTAGTGGTAGAGCGATTATAAAGCTGAAGCCGTTCTCCGCTCTGCTAAGCCTAGGGATGAAAAACAGGAAACTGCGGCAGCTCCAGCCTGTGACGGCTCCTCCCTCCACCCTGACTCCATCACCTGGTGTCAAGGATGACTACAGATTCCTCAGTGTTGGGCCTGGCTTTGCCAGTGCCTGTCCCATGTCACCTTGAGAGGTTTCTCCCCTCTGACCCTGTTTCCCTGAAGATACTTGCTGTGTGCTTTTAGCATGCATTTGTTAATATCATCATGGTTCCCATGTAGAGATGAGGTTGAGACTCCGTAAGTCAGTTGATCAAGATCACAGCTGAAAGATAGCAAAGCCAGGTGTGAAACAGGGCTTACTTGATCCCAGAGCTGCTTATCCCCCACCATGCTGCCTTTCTGGGATCTGCTAGTGAGGTCTGCCATGGGCATTAGCAGGTACAGGTTGCTGTGATCCTTCAGCTGCCAGCTCTCCAGTAGGTGTTCTTCTTAACTGTTCCCGTTGGGCTCAGCTCCTGGCCTGTTGCCTGAATGCTGCCTGCATGGCATTGGTGGATGCAGGTGTGCCCATGCGAGCCCTGTTCTGCGGGGTCACCTGTGCCCTGGACTCTGATGGGATCCTGGTGCTGGACCCCACAGCCAAGCAAGAAAAGGTAGGTATGAAGGGCTATGGCTGGGTGGCTCTCGGCCTTCCTCCAGGACTCACTGTCTCCAAGTCAGTTGGCGCACGCACCTCAGCCCCAGTTGGCAGGCCCTGCTCTGTTCGTCAGGATTCATTCAGCTGCAAGTCCTAGAACCCAACTCAAGACATGCACAAGCCAAACAAGAATGTGTTGGCTTTTGTTTCCAAACCCTGAAAGAACAGAGGTCTAGTTAAAACCAGAACTTCAAACAGATTTCCTTACTTCATTTCTCATCCCtgctttttttctgtatattggCTTCATTCTCTCTGGCCAGCATCTTTCCTGAGGCCGAGGTAGCCTCTGTCAGCTCCATCCTTTCATATTAAGAGGATGGAGGACAGGTTAGAGATGTATGTACCTCAGTGATAAAGCGCTTGCCTGGCCTGtgcaatcccagtaccaaaaaaaaaaaaatccaaaggctAGAAAGCTTTCTTTACCCACTCAGGCTTGCAGTGCCCTAAGGTCCTTGTTCTTTGGGGTTTTCTCATGGTCTTAGCCAGTCAGGAAAACCACACAACACTTGGGGTACTTAGGATGGAGGTATTTAATATAGGGATGGGTAAGGACAATGTTGGAAGAGTCTTGAGAGGCAAAGGGGAATGCTGCAGTACTATTGGAGACATTGTCGCAGTTGGTTCTTGATGCTCAAAAGATGTCCTGCCTCAATCCTGGATGCTGAAGTGCAGAACCCGTCACCTCTGTGGCTATTACAGCAGCTGCTACTGTCAGAATGAGGACTGAGATGCTCTTCCCCATTTCCCAAGAGATTTTCTTTACTGGTTGAACTAACAGCGAGAGAGTCTAAAGAATATGATCCACTGGTCTCCAGCCCTTGCAGAGCATGGAGCCTAGAAAGGGGGTTGGCTGCTGGAAAGGAGCCCGGTAAATGACTAGCATTGGCTCCTCTAAGTGGCAGGTGTGGCAGCTGGTTGGAATCAGAAGCATGGGGGCCAGTTCTACAAAGGAGATAACTGTTACCCAGGATCAGAGTAATATTTAGACAAAACAGCTGCACTTGAGATGTGGGAAAGCAGGGCTTCGAGGACTTCAGCTACCTTCTACCTCTTGTCCCTAGGAGGCGCGAGCAGTCCTGACCTTTGCTCTAGACAGTGTGGAACGGAAGCTACTGATGTCCACCACCAAGGGGCTCTACTCTGATACCGAGGTACCAGCATGGGGTGGGGTGAAAGCCGGTGGGGGGGGTAGGGGCTTCAATATTTGTAACCATGGAAACCTTGGTGGAAATTTGGAGGGAAGCCCAATTTGTGAGATAGGAAAAAAGGTGGAGCATGGTTTGAAAGTGGGAGGCAGAGCTTCTGAGGGCCCTCAGCTTCAAGCTCAGAGGGTAGGGTCTCTAAGGTACTGAACTTGGAACTATGGGGCGAGATGGTTGCATTTCCAACCTGGCCCTTCCTACAAACCTAGGAACATGTGGCAGTAAAGATTGGAGGTCTCTTGACACCATGGCTCCAAATCCCAAGGTCTGACCAGCTCATTGAGCTCTGAGGAGCCGTGGCTCCGCAAGGTTGGGGTATCTTCCAGGGTGTCTGAATGCTGCTCCCATTGGTCTCAGGTCTGGTTGCTGCCAGCCTCAGATCCCTGAAgcttcttcctcctgctccccacTAAGAAAGCTTATAAAGTGGGAGATAAGTCACTAGAGATAAtcccctccccacctgccttgcctggggtgggaaggggagTGGTCGGCTGGGGGGTGGGGCTTGGAGTCAGTGGAGTCCAGGAACCTCTTGGGCCTGCTGGGCTGCAGATGGGTGTGGGGTGAAGCCCTGGCACTGACTCGCCTCTCCTGCCAGCTCCAGCAGTGCCTGGCTGCCGCCCAGGCCGCCTCACAGCACGTCTTCCGCTTCTACCGGGAATCGCTGCAGAGGCGCTACTCCAAGAGCTGAGGCCAGCCGCACAGGGCGCCCTTCCCACCGCCACCATCTTCAGGCTGGAGAAAGCCAGTGCCCAGCCTCCCCTCTCTGTCCAGGGTGCCTGTGTGGCCTTCGGCACCACAGCTGCAGGGCTTCTATTGAGGTGGGAGGGGCTTGGCCCCTGACAGTCGGCCTAGGTTATAGACCcctcctcccaaggacagcattAAAAGGAGTCCCCCGTGTTGATGAATGTGTTGGTATGCACTCAGTGTCCAGCTGAACACCTACTGCATCAAGCCCTGCTGGGTGCTGAGAACCTGGCAGTGAACCACAGACCCTGGGCTTGTGTTCTAGAAGCAGTGGGgtgaggaaacaaaaaaattgctGGTAAATGtgacaaaaacaagaaataaggAATGAGACTGGGAGAGTCATTTGGGGAGAGGCAGATGTAATACGTGAATGGAGACACCAAGCAGGGGAGCCTTGCAGGAGGAAAGGGAACAAGTTCTTGTGTAACAGGAGAGAGTGCCCCAAGGACCAGCCAGGCAGCCAGTGTGGTGAGTGGAATGAGAAGGGCAGGAAAGGGAGACAACATGAACCAGGGACCCTGTGGGACCTTGTGAGCCACAGGAGGAATCTGGCCGAGTGCTGCTTTAACCCACCAGCAACCCCATGAGGTGGGGCTCATTTGAAGATGAGGAAATAAGCTCAGAAGCCAGTTAGCTGCCGAGGTCACCAGCTAGTTAGCAGAGGAACAAGcatccccccaccccagtccAGTCTCAGAGCCCTTCCTGTTTAGATAAAACCCAGGGACCCCAGGAAGATCTGCAGGCTGGGTATCACTCCTCTGTAAATAGCAGTTGAGGCTCACGATGCCCAGTCGGGTGGTGGCACCCAAGGGTTTTGGAGGTCATGGGCATCCTTGCCTTTTGACTGCTCCCCAGCAGTATTTAGTGTTTGCGGGGAGCTTAAGAGCAACTAGGCCCCATGGGCTGGGTCTGCAAACCCCTGGGATAGGGGGTTTCGTGAGTCTTGACCCTCTACTATTTGCTTCACATGCTTGAGTTAGCTCACAGAATCCCCACTTGCCCCCCTGGAGCGTCTTCATCCTCCTGTAACCAGGAAGGAAATGCACAGATATCTTTAGCTTGAAATTGTGCTCTGTTAGATGCTCTGGGAAAGCTGTTTTCTAGCAAAATCCATCAATGGCATTAAACAGTGAGAAGACTTAAGCGGCAGGGTTTTTTTATTACTTGATGCCAGTTCCAATTGGTGCGCTCTCCCTTTGCTTCTGCTAAGCTCTGTGCAAACAGCTGTCCTGCTTGCCTGGTGCCAGcactttcatgtttttcttagagtcctttttttttttttgtgtgtgtgtgtgtatgtgtgtggtaccagggattgagctcaggggtgcttaaccactgagccacatccccagcccttttttgtgtttaatacttagagacagggtcttgctaagttgctgagcctggctttgagctcatgatcctcctgccttagtttcctgagctgcttggattacaggtgtgcacctttACACCTGGCTAGAGTCCCATCCTTCCCAAGCCTAGTCCCTTTGATTTGGAAGGACCTGGGAAAGGAGTCTTGAGCTACTAGGGAAGTTTTCTCTCCCCGTGGTGGGGGCTGGCATAGAATGAAGTGGATGAGGAACATCGAGAGTGCAGATACCAGACCCTTAATTGAGCCCAGGACCAGTTATACCTCAGTGTTCTCACTTCTGTTGCCTAGGCAGGCTGTGCTGATTCTGCCACTCAGGTGTCAGAAGAGTGCAGAGGGAGAGAGCAGGTGGCCATTTCTATGAGGGATGTATGTAAGCTTGATGTATAGAGAaaatcattttacagatgagaggaAGTGAGGCTGGAAGAGATGTCCCTTGGGCCGAGTTGCATGGCTGCCGGGTGGGGAACTGAGGACTTGGGACCTGGCTCAATCCTCTACTAACCACTGAACATACTACAGTGTGAGGACCCTGCACCCCTATGTCACCTGCCTGGTCCTTACACCACCACCGAGTCCACCTCCCCGTACACATGACAGACTCAAGTTTGGCTGCAAGGGTGTCTTGTTTAATTTCTCATGTTGCTGCTGCCTGGTGAGAGGCggccaggaaggggagagggtCTCTAGCTCACTCCCCTTTCTGGATGCTGCTGCCTCCGCTTTCAGCACCAGGAATCTCCGTGTCCTGCCCACAGATGCACTGGGCCACCAGCCTCTGGGGTCACAGTGGGGGAACTAGGGTGGGGCTCGAGAGGCAAGATAGGCAGCCAGCGTCACCAGCGCAGCTGCATATGTGCACAGGCCCAGTCCGATGGCGAGGACCCCCAGCAGGAAGGCGCGGCGGGAGGCAGCCCCTGCTCCCTGGACGTCCCCCTCGGCCCAAGCCTTGTTGGTCTGTAGAGGCAGTGGCCACTGTGACAAAGGTGTCCCTCATCCCCACTCTGCTTCCcacagcccttcctccacccagTAAACCAATTCATGCATTCCAATGCCTCCAAGCACCTACTGTGAATCAGGCACAGCGGGTCAATGGGAACACTGCGTGACTGATAAAGTATGTTACTATATGTCTTGATTCTCACAGTGACCCCAAGGCAggaattattcccattttatagagaaaaacaaGAAGGCACAGGGGAGTTCAGTGGTGTGCCCCAGAAGGCAGGCTCAGGGGATCCTTCTCCCATCTCCCCGCTGCCTTCGGCCATGGCTCCTCTTGTTTACACGATGTAAATGTTCCCTTAAGCCCAGTACCCTCCCTGTCCCACGCAGACTGACCTTCTGGGCCAGACAGAAGGAAGCGATGCCCAGGGGCCAGAAACAGCACAGCATGGAGAAGACTGCCAGGCCGAGGTGGTCAGCGGGCAGAAGGGGGGAGAGGGGGCTGCCCACGTCCCAGTCTGAGTCGCTGTCACTGGATGACGTATCCTGTGGAAGGAGAGAGCCTTGGGTGGGCATCTCCACCCACCTTCCCTGCCCACTGCTCTGCCCTGAGGCACCACTGAAGACTCCTGTAGTACCTCCCCAGAGGCGTGAAAGTTGCTCACAGAGGTGGGCTCTGGGCTCCTCTGTCCTGGATCCCTTAGAGGAGAAGCTGTGGGTCCTGTTCAGAAAGAGCCCCACCTGCACATCATTTTCTGGAGATTGACAGGTCCAGTCATGGGTCATAAACAGAATGCTACAGCCTCTGAGTTAAAAGTGCCTGAAGTGAAGACAGACATCAGGAACTTGCAAAAAGATGGGAAGTTATAAAATGCTCCAGTGTCCTAAATAATTAGGACACTGCCTGCTGAAAACTTCAGTTTCTAGATGGAAAGTATATTATAGGAAGAATCTTACAaatagccaggtgtagtggcacacacctgtaatctcagctcttcaggaagttgagacaggaggatcacaagttcagagtcagcctgggcaacttagtgaggtcccaTCATAAAaatctgggaatgtagctcagcagcagagcaggtgtggagcatgcacaaggcctacACCATCAAATCAAAAACTGAAGCAGCAGATAGCTCACAAGATTTAAGGAATTAAGGACAAAACTTAATCAAGGTTAATTTGGTTACACAAACACAGGAGGCCCCTCTTGCCCTGCAGATAAATTTGCCACTCAGAAAATTCAAACCTTGAACTAATAAGATTACAAATGGTCTCTGCATCAGTGCATCCAGGCAGCTGAATACCACTCCATGTGCTTTCTGGAAGAAGATACCTTCTAGGCCTAAAAATAAGTTTTCGTAaacagggtgcagtggtgcacacctgctatcccagcagctgggaagtctgaggcaggatcgtgaattcaaaaccagcctctgcaacttagcaaggccctgactcaaaaagagctggggatatggctcggtggtaaagcacccctgggttaaattcccacaaccaaaaaataataatacttgttcctaaaaatgatttttcaaagacAATGACAAGCATAGAGCTGCAGATAATAGAATGTGAACTAGCAAAATTGATAAGGTGTTCAAAATCTTCAGCTAAAGTGATGCTATATGTGGCAGGTGGCATTTTCCAAAAATGGTCACAACAATCTTCCATTCCATGTCTTTCCCCCaacccagtactggggattgaagcccaGGAGCACACTACCATGAAAAAAATTGAGTCACACCCTGCCCCagcctatttatttgtttgtttattttgagggggggggtctaagttgcttaggcctcactaaataacaggctggcctggaacctgcaatcctcctgcctcagcctcctgattcactggatTACAGGCTTACACCACCATGCTCACCTCATCTGCTCTTCTTAAAGTGTGACTTCAGTATTCCTCCCATCAAGGAATGAGGTCTGGGTCCCCTCCACCATGAACCTAGGCAGGTTCACAACTTAACTTGTCATCAAAAGAATGTGGTAAAGTAATGCTACACGACTTCCTCGGCTGAGTTAGATGGGAAAAGATGGGGCAgctgctgctttgctgaaacacaccctctggaggctggaggtctgATGGCCCCAAAGCTGCCGGAGACAATGCACGGAATACCCCGAGACCACAGGAAGGGACAGGCCCCGGCTAGCGCCAGGTCTAGCTCCAGCCACTGGCTGCAAGCTCATGGAAGACCCCAAGGCAGAGCCTCCACCTGAGTCCTTCCCAGGTTCCTGAGCCCAGCAACCATGAACAGATGAGGATTTATAGTGATAGATGGTTTACATTTTGGGTAATTTCTTAGATTAATTGgaaaaccattaaaaaataaagaacaagttTGACAGTATGTACAGCAGTGAGAAATAGTAAAAAAGTAACATGAATTTGACAAAAGGGTCACAGTCCAGAGGTATATATATGGGTTTTGAAGAGAGAGGCAGAgttgcacacgcctgtaatcccagagactctggaggctgaggcaggcggagcacaagtttgaggtcagcctcagccatACAACAAGACCccaagcagcttagtgagaccctgtctcaaaaaaataaaaagggctggggatgtggctcagttgtcaagcacccttgggttcaatccccagttctctaccccaaccccccaaaaagagaAGCAGCTAGAGCACAGAGGAGACAGAaatcagaaggaaaacaaaaaggcaaagaccagggaagaaagaggagggaTGAATCTGGAACAAAACCAATAAAGAAACTAGAAGTGGACATGGcagtgtacacctataatcccagctacttgggaggccaagacaggaggattgcaggttggagaccaaccttggcaatttagggagaatctgtctcaaaaaataaaaagggctgggtgtgtaactcaatgttagagtgcttgcctagaacctgcgaggccctaggttcaatccccagtgctgccaaaaaaaagaagaagaagaaaatcaggaGAGACAGAACAGGAAGAACACTAACTAGAAATCCCAGCAGCCCACCCACAGTTGGGAAGTGAGACTTCAGCCACTGGCCTGCCAAATATTGACTGCAGCTGGCTTCACCCCCAGCCCGGTCCCCTGGCTCCCACCAGGATCTGCTGCTCCTACCTCAAGGACAGGGGGCCCTGGCTCTCCCAGGCCTCCACTCACAGAGGGAAGAGGTGGTGGTGGGAACTGCCAACCTCTTAGGGACTCTGCAAAGGCTATTTCTCTTGATGGGGGCACTAGCTCAGGTTTGACAGGCTCCCGGGCAGGGGGCTGACAGGCTGTGCCTGCCAGCAGAGGCTGTTGAAGATCCCGAAGACTAGGGCTGTCCATGGCTGGAGGAGTCTCTGGCAAAGGATTCCTGGGGGCAGAGGGAAGACAACACAAGTTGTAAAAAGACTTACATTccgggctggggctgaggctcaggctCAGTGGAAGAAGGcatgggttcgagcctcagcaccacatgtaaataaatgagtaaaataaagttccatcaacaactaagaagAAAAGACTTACCTTCCTCCCCGCCTCCCAACCCTGGACTTTGGAGATACTCAGGCAGAGATGAATTATAGATCCATTTTACAGATCTGTAATTCAGGCCCAGAGAGCAAAAGAGGTTGGCCCAAGTTACAAAGAGAAGCCAGGTGTTTGGACATTCGATTCTGGGCTTCTCCTTCAGGCAAAACACATACCTGTTGCACGCTTATTCCAAACCATGCCTGACTTGCCCATgaactctccctcctcccctaaTTCAGGCTCACCTCTCCTCACCACCCACCCAGGCCCACACATCCTTCCTAAGTACACACACCCATCCCCCaccctcagtggcccctgacttcACCCTAGCACCGTCTCCTCCTGCACATTCCCAGGACTGCACACTTCTGAGTTCCCAAGGCCCCTGCAACACAGCCCCATCCAAGCAATCCCACCCCTCCCCTGCAGGTGATCTGTCAAAGGATTCCTTGCACAAACATCAGCTCCCCAAAAACACCCCTCCCAGGCTTGCAACCTTCTTACACATTTAGCCCAAGTGACTGCTTGCACACTCCTAATCCCCATAGCATCAGAAACCACACACATACCTCCACACGCACAGGCTTCCCACACACGCACACCCACATTTTCCCTGCTCTCTTCTTTTGCACACCTGCCCTAAACATTCATTGCCCGCTCCCAACTCCACCCGCACCcaagacccccccccaaaaaaaaactccCCATACACCTTCCAGTTCTCCAAACGGCTCCCGGTTTACCTCAGTCCTCCCTGGTACGCCTCGCCCCATAATTCCCCCAACCTCAGCTCACATGTATGTATCACACTCAACACAACCACAAAGAATATTTCTTCTCGCCCTATGATCTCCCTGGGGGAGGCCCAAGCCTCCGCCTGCTCACTCCAAACCTCTATAAGCCGATGCCACAGTTTTGCCTCCAGCTCTCCAACGCCAGgaccctggggggggggggacggtgCCCCCTCCCTCACCGCCCACAGTCAGACCCCCACCTCCTGAGCCCCCCGCACCGACACACGCTCTGACCTGCTGCCTGCACGGTGTGCTAACCCAGCGATGTTCGGACCCAGCCGGGGCTCCAGGTCTGCGCTCCGCGTTGGGCTGAGTCCCAGCGCCCCGGCCCCGCAGcgcgcgggggcggggcgggggctcCAGGCTCCGCCCCTCCGCGGAGGCCGGGGAGAGGGCCTTGAATGCTGATGTCAGCCACTGGCCGGTGCCTGGGAAGGCAGGGGCATAAGAAAtagcagcccctcctcccctcgcCCAGGCTCTAGTGCTGCAGGTAGGAGGAAGGGGCGCCCCGGATTCTCCAGGGCCTTCCTGGCTTGgcccccccacccaccaccacaacccCCGTTGCCcaataataacaaataatgatAACAGCTACAATGCGTGCACTAGGTGCCCACTAAGTGTCTTACATATGCACTTTCACAGT from Marmota flaviventris isolate mMarFla1 chromosome 18, mMarFla1.hap1, whole genome shotgun sequence includes:
- the Exosc5 gene encoding exosome complex component RRP46, producing the protein MRTGYAVCTYVSARRETVRKLPCRYRHVGSGEMEGAIQADAKVCSEAGSSSPRGPGCSLRHFACEQNLLSRPDGSASFLQGDTSVLAGVYGPAEVKVSKEIFNKATLEVILRPKIGLPGVAEKSRERLIRNTCEAVVLGALHPRTSITVVLQVVSDAGSLLACCLNAACMALVDAGVPMRALFCGVTCALDSDGILVLDPTAKQEKEARAVLTFALDSVERKLLMSTTKGLYSDTELQQCLAAAQAASQHVFRFYRESLQRRYSKS
- the Tmem91 gene encoding transmembrane protein 91; translated protein: MDSPSLRDLQQPLLAGTACQPPAREPVKPELVPPSREIAFAESLRGWQFPPPPLPSVSGGLGEPGPPVLEDTSSSDSDSDWDVGSPLSPLLPADHLGLAVFSMLCCFWPLGIASFCLAQKTNKAWAEGDVQGAGAASRRAFLLGVLAIGLGLCTYAAALVTLAAYLASRAPP